In Actinoplanes sp. NBC_00393, a single genomic region encodes these proteins:
- a CDS encoding site-2 protease family protein, producing the protein MLLLAVLVTVVYANYARTGLGLAGPWAYLVGLGFVVCLLASVLLHELGHALTARRYGIGVRRITLELLSGWTEMDRDAPTPRIDALVSLAGPGVSLVLGGLATGAALLLPETTVPGQIAFQLAVSNVLVAVFNVLPGLPLDGGRALRAAVWALLKDRNRATVVAGWAGRVLALLTAAAVVLLYQLELLTVFGLVFVLLVVLTLWQGAGQSIRLGRMTRRFPLIDLGRLARPVLTVPAGTPLGEAQRRRAEDPRPDVVLAVTDSAGSLTALVDPVAAERVPVDRRPWVSVESVARSRDALTTLPLGLTGEQVVRALQAHPGAHYLVTAGEDVVGVLRVADVAAVLEPRRAAPSPRKDT; encoded by the coding sequence ATGCTGCTCCTCGCGGTGCTGGTGACCGTCGTCTACGCCAACTACGCGCGTACCGGGCTGGGGTTGGCCGGGCCCTGGGCGTACCTGGTCGGCCTTGGTTTCGTGGTGTGCCTGCTGGCCTCGGTGCTGCTGCACGAGCTCGGCCATGCGCTGACCGCGCGCCGCTACGGCATCGGCGTGCGCCGGATCACTCTCGAACTGCTCAGCGGCTGGACCGAGATGGACCGGGACGCGCCCACCCCACGGATCGACGCGCTGGTCTCGCTGGCCGGCCCGGGCGTGTCGCTGGTGCTCGGCGGGCTGGCCACCGGCGCGGCGCTGCTGCTGCCGGAGACGACCGTGCCCGGTCAGATCGCGTTCCAGTTGGCGGTGAGCAACGTACTGGTGGCGGTCTTCAACGTGCTGCCGGGCCTGCCGCTGGACGGCGGCCGGGCGTTGCGCGCCGCGGTCTGGGCGCTGCTGAAGGACCGGAATCGGGCAACCGTGGTGGCCGGCTGGGCCGGCCGGGTGCTCGCGCTGCTCACCGCCGCCGCCGTGGTCCTGCTTTACCAGCTGGAGCTGCTGACCGTGTTCGGGCTGGTCTTCGTGCTGCTGGTGGTGCTGACCCTGTGGCAGGGCGCGGGGCAGTCGATCCGGCTGGGCCGGATGACCCGCCGGTTTCCGCTGATCGATCTCGGCCGGCTGGCCCGGCCGGTGCTGACGGTGCCGGCCGGCACCCCGCTGGGTGAGGCGCAGCGGCGCCGGGCCGAGGATCCCCGGCCGGACGTGGTGCTGGCGGTCACCGACTCGGCGGGTAGCCTCACGGCACTGGTCGACCCGGTCGCCGCCGAGCGGGTGCCGGTCGACCGGCGGCCCTGGGTGAGCGTGGAGAGCGTGGCCCGCTCGCGGGACGCGCTGACCACCCTGCCGCTCGGGCTGACCGGCGAGCAGGTGGTCCGGGCGTTGCAGGCCCACCCGGGTGCGCACTACCTGGTGACCGCAGGCGAGGATGTCGTGGGCGTCCTGCGGGTCGCCGACGTGGCCGCCGTGCTCGAACCACGGCGGGCAGCACCGAGCCCGAGAAAAGACACCTGA
- a CDS encoding RecB family exonuclease, with protein MTAPTPMTAQPAPASPSGGAPAGDSGAEAIVPGARRRPEAPAGPSLSPSRAADFKTCPLLFRFRTIDKLPETPSADQVRGTLVHAVLERLFDLPAAERTPDAAVALVAPEWERLLEQEPTLAGLFADSTDPAAGLVRDPAALAAEADATTGSPAGALDAEADPLSNAAGPLTDAEAGQVGNAAGGLSNGAGSAVQEALVDVPGGAEAARIAAFLSGAGKLLTGYFAVEDPQRLQPAERETLISTVIGDELLLRGYIDRLDVSPAGDLRVVDYKTGGAPREAFEGRALFQLKFYALVLWRTRGVVPRVLRLLYLKDAEVCDYSPEAGELERFERTLIALSDAIERAKRDRDFRPKPSRLCGWCSHQALCPEFGGTPPTFPEIAVATGPAAESEPGRLAAMLQDGPLG; from the coding sequence ATGACGGCCCCCACTCCGATGACCGCGCAACCGGCTCCCGCGTCCCCATCCGGCGGCGCCCCCGCGGGCGATTCCGGCGCCGAGGCGATCGTGCCGGGTGCCCGGCGCCGGCCGGAGGCGCCGGCCGGCCCGTCGCTCTCGCCGTCCCGGGCCGCCGACTTCAAGACCTGCCCGCTGCTGTTCCGCTTCCGCACCATCGACAAGCTGCCCGAGACGCCGTCGGCCGACCAGGTCCGCGGCACGCTCGTGCACGCCGTGCTGGAGCGTCTCTTCGACCTGCCGGCCGCCGAGCGCACCCCGGATGCCGCGGTCGCCCTCGTGGCCCCCGAGTGGGAGCGGCTGCTCGAGCAGGAGCCCACCCTGGCCGGCCTCTTCGCCGATTCCACCGACCCGGCCGCCGGCCTGGTCCGCGACCCCGCCGCCCTCGCCGCCGAGGCCGACGCCACCACCGGGAGCCCGGCCGGTGCCCTCGACGCGGAGGCCGACCCGCTCAGCAATGCGGCCGGCCCCCTCACCGATGCTGAGGCCGGCCAGGTCGGCAATGCGGCCGGCGGGCTCAGCAATGGGGCCGGCTCGGCTGTCCAGGAGGCCCTCGTCGACGTGCCCGGCGGCGCCGAGGCCGCCCGCATCGCCGCCTTCCTGTCCGGCGCCGGCAAGCTGCTGACCGGCTACTTCGCGGTGGAGGACCCGCAGCGCCTGCAGCCGGCCGAGCGGGAGACGCTGATCTCCACTGTGATCGGCGACGAGTTGCTGCTGCGCGGCTACATCGACCGGCTGGACGTCTCCCCCGCCGGCGATCTGCGGGTGGTCGACTACAAGACCGGCGGCGCCCCACGCGAGGCCTTCGAGGGCCGGGCGCTGTTCCAACTCAAGTTCTACGCCCTGGTGCTCTGGCGCACCCGCGGCGTGGTGCCTCGTGTTCTGCGCCTGCTCTACCTGAAAGACGCGGAGGTCTGCGACTACAGCCCCGAGGCCGGCGAGCTGGAGCGTTTCGAGCGCACCCTGATCGCCCTCTCCGACGCGATCGAGCGGGCCAAGCGTGACCGCGACTTCCGCCCCAAGCCCAGCCGCCTCTGCGGCTGGTGCAGCCACCAGGCCCTCTGCCCCGAGTTCGGCGGCACGCCGCCCACTTTCCCGGAGATCGCCGTCGCCACCGGCCCAGCCGCCGAGTCCGAGCCCGGCCGCCTGGCCGCGATGCTCCAGGACGGCCCACTTGGCTGA
- a CDS encoding response regulator transcription factor, translated as MRPLRVLVADAAPLQRSGLRAMLTTPATAGEPSAPEWASDGTAPAEIVVAGEAGDGVEAVELARRLLPDVLITDLTLPRADGFAVTRAVAQANLPVHVLVLTARDSDDEVLAAVSAGVTGYLCKDAPREELVAAVRAVAAGGAVIAPPLLARILGRVAEAVPVTTDNGAARLDALTGREREVLVHVARGRTNAEIADLLQVSETTVKTHVGHVLTKLRLRDRTQAVVLAYETGLVKPGA; from the coding sequence ATGAGACCGCTGCGTGTCCTGGTCGCGGATGCCGCGCCGCTGCAACGTTCGGGGCTGCGCGCGATGCTGACCACCCCGGCGACGGCCGGGGAGCCGTCCGCACCGGAGTGGGCGAGCGACGGGACCGCCCCGGCCGAGATCGTGGTCGCCGGCGAGGCCGGGGACGGCGTCGAAGCGGTCGAGCTCGCCCGCCGCCTGCTGCCCGATGTGCTGATCACCGATCTGACGCTGCCGCGAGCGGACGGCTTTGCAGTGACCCGGGCCGTCGCCCAGGCCAACCTGCCGGTGCACGTCCTGGTGCTCACCGCCCGGGACAGCGACGACGAGGTGCTCGCCGCGGTCTCCGCCGGCGTCACCGGCTACCTGTGCAAAGACGCGCCCCGCGAGGAGCTCGTCGCCGCCGTCCGGGCCGTCGCCGCCGGCGGGGCGGTGATCGCTCCCCCGCTGCTGGCACGCATCCTGGGCCGGGTCGCCGAGGCCGTCCCGGTCACCACCGACAACGGCGCCGCCCGGCTGGACGCCCTCACCGGCCGCGAGCGTGAAGTCCTGGTGCACGTCGCCCGCGGCCGCACCAACGCCGAGATCGCCGATCTCCTGCAGGTGAGCGAGACGACGGTGAAGACGCACGTCGGCCACGTGCTCACCAAGCTGCGCCTGCGCGACCGCACGCAGGCCGTCGTCCTGGCCTACGAGACCGGCCTCGTGAAACCCGGCGCCTGA
- a CDS encoding HAD family hydrolase, whose product MDAVLFDMDGTLVDSERVWGIALAELAVHAGGTLSETARLAMVGTSMALSMQIFRDDLGQPDRPEAPDVTWLTDRVHELFAGGLVWRPGAAELLLAVRAAGIPTALVTSTSRRLVEVALKTLGAENFDVVVCGDEVEKPKPDPEPYRRAAALLGVSIERCVAIEDSPSGTTSALAAGAAVLAVPAELELPPTDGIHLRESLVGVDPAFLATLFR is encoded by the coding sequence CTGGACGCCGTACTTTTCGACATGGACGGCACGCTGGTCGACAGCGAACGGGTGTGGGGCATCGCGCTCGCCGAACTGGCGGTCCACGCCGGCGGGACGCTCTCCGAAACCGCCCGGCTCGCCATGGTCGGCACCAGCATGGCGCTGAGCATGCAGATCTTCCGCGACGACCTGGGCCAGCCGGACCGGCCCGAGGCGCCGGACGTGACCTGGCTGACCGACCGCGTCCACGAACTCTTCGCCGGCGGCCTGGTCTGGCGTCCCGGCGCGGCCGAACTGCTCCTGGCGGTCCGTGCGGCCGGCATCCCGACCGCCCTGGTCACCTCGACGAGCCGGCGGCTGGTCGAGGTCGCCCTCAAGACGCTGGGCGCCGAGAACTTCGACGTCGTGGTCTGCGGCGACGAGGTGGAGAAGCCGAAACCGGACCCCGAGCCGTACCGGCGGGCCGCGGCCCTGCTCGGCGTCTCGATCGAACGCTGCGTCGCGATCGAGGACTCCCCGAGCGGCACCACCAGCGCCCTGGCCGCCGGCGCTGCGGTGCTCGCGGTCCCGGCCGAGCTGGAGCTGCCGCCCACGGACGGCATCCACCTGCGCGAGTCCCTGGTCGGCGTGGACCCGGCCTTCCTCGCGACCCTGTTCCGCTGA
- a CDS encoding neutral zinc metallopeptidase, producing the protein MRARPVVLLALLSTLFTAGCLPPVEDPAPAPAPARSGAVDPDGTDTPEEFARDIRASQDVAERYWTGVFQRTGAGFQPIRQVVPYERDGELDCAGEPLPRNNAVYCSAGDFIAYDVNWAFAAFRQIGDAFVYYLLGHEYAHGIQARLGIRKQFTIEQELQADCMAGAFIGDKVRDGDLEMQDDDTRELADGLAAVGDEPGQPWFAEGAHGTAEQRMDAFVNGYENSLQNCGL; encoded by the coding sequence ATGCGTGCTCGCCCGGTAGTCCTGCTGGCCCTTCTGTCGACTCTGTTCACCGCGGGCTGCTTGCCTCCGGTCGAGGATCCCGCTCCCGCTCCCGCACCGGCCCGGTCCGGCGCTGTCGACCCGGACGGCACCGACACCCCGGAGGAGTTCGCCCGCGACATCCGGGCTTCGCAGGACGTCGCCGAGCGGTACTGGACCGGTGTCTTCCAGCGCACCGGCGCCGGGTTCCAGCCGATCCGGCAGGTGGTGCCGTACGAGCGGGACGGCGAGCTGGACTGCGCCGGCGAACCGCTGCCCCGCAACAACGCCGTGTACTGCTCCGCCGGGGACTTCATCGCATACGACGTGAACTGGGCCTTCGCAGCGTTCCGGCAGATCGGCGACGCGTTCGTCTACTACCTGCTCGGCCACGAGTACGCGCACGGCATCCAGGCCCGGCTCGGCATCCGCAAGCAGTTCACCATCGAGCAGGAGCTGCAGGCCGACTGCATGGCCGGGGCGTTCATCGGCGACAAGGTACGCGACGGCGACCTCGAGATGCAGGACGACGACACCCGCGAACTGGCCGACGGCCTCGCCGCGGTCGGCGACGAACCGGGCCAGCCGTGGTTCGCCGAGGGCGCGCACGGCACGGCCGAGCAGCGGATGGACGCGTTCGTCAACGGGTACGAGAACTCGCTGCAGAACTGCGGGCTCTGA